Below is a genomic region from Zea mays cultivar B73 chromosome 9, Zm-B73-REFERENCE-NAM-5.0, whole genome shotgun sequence.
ATTGTCAAGTCGTTTTGCCCTTCACCATATGCCAATTGCTTATCTATAGTTTTGTTCCATTTTAGAAAGCGAGCCCTTTTGTTGGATCTAAATTTTATTCCTTTATGTCAAGGACTACATGTCAATGAGGGCTCTGATCGCTGATTATCTCTTTATTGTATATTCTAAGAAAACTAGAAACTTAAAGAAGTTAGATGGTGAATAACTGATTATTCAATTTGCGCAGCCATGAATGTTTGATCCACATGGTTGTATTCATCATCGGTGCTGCAAACTTTGCAAAATGTCGTTTTTTCGCGTGGACTCTGCTGCATAATAAGATCTTAACAGCTGAAAATCTCCAGAAAAGAGGTTGGAGTAATGATTCGATTTGCAGACTTTGCAAACAAGAACCAGAAGCTATAACCCACTTGTTCCAAAACTGTATCTTCACTAGGGCGGTGTGGGCGCAGCTTACTCATTGGCTTGACCTCGCGTTGCTGCCAGGGATGGCACAATCTTCGTCAATATACACTTGGTGGAACAAGTGCAGAGCCAAAGTCGATAAATGCTCAAGGAGAGAGTTTGATGGTTTGATCATCCTTTTCTGGTGGGAGATTTGGAAAGAGCGGAACCGCAGAACCTTCCAAAGCCTAGAGAAGTCAGAGTGTGTGATTGCAGGGTTAATCAAGGATGTTTTTGGGCAGCAATGAATTGCTAATTCTTTTGACTTTGGTTGCTAGTGTCTCTGCGTAGCGTTCTTTATCCTTTTTTCTCATTCTTGAGTTCTTGGGTGGCTTTTTCGGAAGCTGTTTGGCTAGTTAAGTGTCTGTAAGTGTGTTCTCTTTTTCCTCTTAATAAAGCTTGGACGTGGCAATTCTCTTGCCGCGTCTTTCAAAAAAAAAAATCATCGGTGCTGCAGACATATAGTCCATGGCTTTTGCTGGTTATTACTCTGTGATGACTGTTACAAAAAAAAATCAgtttgctgctactgctactgtctTCAGTTTGTTGCTACTGCTATGCTGGACTGGGAGCAATGCCCCTACGCCACCTTGAAACAAAGGGCTAGGTTAAATTGTATCTCTCTCCCTCTTGTCTAGAGCACAAGGGGCTGGGTTAAATCCTGGTGAAAATCAAGTAGGAGTCAGGATTTgagatatatttttttatttatgaAGGAAGAACATACGTTCTCCAAATTGTTGCTGAATCCTTCTCTCTTCAAATATTAAAATTTCTCTCTCTTCAAATATCTAGTAGGAATTGGGATTCCAAGGTTTGTCCATCAGCTAATTGTCCAAAGCAGAATATAATATGCACACTAGTTGTTGTCTATCAGCTAGCTAGCGACCATGTCTGAATGACATCTtcctggctgctgctgctgctacctaTCTGTTTGGTGTTCTAAAAGACTTGGAGTGGTTCTGAAATGCAGTGAAAGGTGGAACTCTGAATTGCAATAGTTTTATGTGATCATAATGCATTATACAGGTTAAAGCTACTAATGTGAGTCTCGCCGTCCGACGAGACGTGGTTTATTTACTCTCCCAATATAATATTGTGAATGTGACAAAAACATCAGAAATATATTAGATAACGGTGATAAAAACTTGATGCGAGACAATGAAGTATATGATCTGTCGATATCACAAACATAAAAACTAACACTAtaataaccatatatatatatatatatatatatatatatatatatatatatatatatatatatatatatatatatatatatatacctatccCTACTACTAATTAAGAATGGAGTGTGGGCGCGGCGCGGCCATGCCCCCGCCTCCCGCACGCGATGCCCCAACGGCCCCACACCGATGGAAAGCGAGGAGGCCAACGCCGAGGCACACGGCCCACACGCCCACCTCCATTGCCCAACGCACCGTCTCCATCTCGAcctcctgctcctcctcctccgccgaccaCCTCCCACCTGTCGTCGTCGCACTCGCAGCGGCACCAGCCGCAGAGGCCCGTGGTGGCGTCCTCCTCCGGTATCCCCTCCAGCCGGGTGGCTCCGCACCGCATCCGCCCCGGTCGGCCGCGCGGGCCCTGTCCCGCATCAGCAGCCGCCCTCCGCGAGCACCACCACCTCCGCCACACACACCTCCGGCGAGGCCAGTGCCCGACGGCACTCCACGTTCCACCCCCCTCGCGCCGCGCGGAGAAGACGCCCTTCGCCGTGACCTCCTCCCAGGCGGGGACGAGCACCACGAACTGCGCGAcctcggcggcggcgacgcggTCGGCGGCGACCCGACGGAGAGTGACCTTGGCGGGCGCGGCTGGCGGGAGCGCGCGGCCGTTTAGCCCCAGCGCCGtgtcccagatggccgggtggtaGGTGCCAGCATATTACAAACTTGGTGAGACTAAAAACCCTACCAGATCTTGTCGTCCGGCGCCTCAAACCCCAGATTCGGGTCAGCCATCACCATGAGCACCTCCCACTCGCAGACCCACTCGTGGGGCGAGACGCGCACGCCAGAGTCGGAGATCGTGGACAACGACCCGCCGTTCCCGAatccgccggcgccggcgccggcgatgATGGTGCCCAAGAAGGAGTGGGTGGACGACGGCAGCGACAGGACCAGCGACCTGTTCGTGGATCTCAGCTACGACGACATCCAGGGCATGTACAGCGGCCTCGACATGCTGCCGCCGGCCGGCGAGGACTTCTACTCCTCGCTCTTCGTGTCGCCCAGGGTCAGGGGGAACCAGCCCACCGGAACCGCGGGGTTGGGCCCCTTCTGAGTGAGCTCAGGCAAGGCATGGAGATCAGGAGAGAAGACGGACGGCGTTGCGAACTCTGTAAATACAGCATAGGAGGAGTCGAACCTGACTGAACCTGGTCAGGGTTACAAGTCGAGAGTGTCGGTGTTTCGTACATGGGAGCCGGCGCGGTCTTGGCTTGGCACTGGCTCATTCTTTAGTTTCTCTTTCTGCGCAGACGGTAGATGTGTATGCGTAGCTGTACACTATCACTTCCTCTTCAACAGAACCGACGAAATTTTGCTCTTTGTTTACAAGTGCTACCGTTTCCGTGTCTCCCTTGCACTGTGTTATGTTGGCATGCTGCAGCAGTGAATGATTGATTACGTTGAGTTGCAGCAGCCTGGAGTACAGAGCAAGGAACCGTTGACAATTTGCCACTTCAGAACATAGTTCTGCGCCATTTTTGCGTTCGATTCACTGACTCCGAATGGCAATATTTGAAGTGAATTCAGCGAACGGAGAAGGTTGGTTCTGCCGTGCGTGCAACGTGGTGGTAGACTGGTAGTCTTTCAATGCAGCAGGCATAGAGACACGTGGTACCCGTGGATATTGGATAGAACTTCCTACGGAGAAGGGAGTTCtgcatcaaacggcaaaaggaaaAAGATCTCGACCGATCTTCATTTCCACCAAGCAAAAGCAAAAATATACAGAGTGTCATGCGACTATGCGAGCAGCGCGTCGTCCTAACTAACATACAATAGCGCAACCTGTGTACTAGAGAGCGAATTTTACATCTTCAAGCCAGCCATTGCGCCATTTATTTGCACATGGAGGGAATGGACCAAGAACACGGTCCATTTTCTTATTGATGTCGTATAGTTGAGTTCAAATGAACAGAATCTCTCACGCTGATCAGACCTGTTGTCGGGGAAGCAAGGATATTGTTGATTCAAAGATTGCCACTGAAATATGTCGAATTAATATTATTGTACATGTTTGAAACATGTTTGAACAACTATATATCCCAATTAAACAGAGTTTATCTATGTGATATATAgaatccgtagcaacgcacgggcacatgacTAGTTCTAGTATATATATATGATCTGTCGATGCCACACAACGTACAATATAATATTAGCAAGTTACAGTGCCGCCAGTAATCTTTT
It encodes:
- the LOC103640302 gene encoding NAC domain-containing protein 2 — translated: MSTSHSQTHSWGETRTPESEIVDNDPPFPNPPAPAPAMMVPKKEWVDDGSDRTSDLFVDLSYDDIQGMYSGLDMLPPAGEDFYSSLFVSPRVRGNQPTGTAGLGPF